The Vibrio quintilis DNA window AAACCATGCTCGTCTGTGGCAGTGTGGTGATTTCCGTTGACTACTTTAAGCGGATTCTCGCCGGGCTGCGCATGATCTTCGGCGGCCGGTTAAACAGTTATGAAAGCCTGCTGGACCGGGCCCGCCGTGAAGCGATCATCCGGGTACAACAACAGGCCAGAACTCAAAATGCATTTGCCGTCTATAATTTGAAAATGGAAACTTCATCGATCTCGAAAGGCCGTGGCAATCACATCGGCAGCATTGAAGTGATTGCGTACGGCACAGCGTTAATTAAATGACATTCCCACGGCAAAATCCGCGCATTCCGGAAGGCATTAATAATCCCGCAGCACATCCGCTGCGGGAGCTGATTTTTCTCGGGCTGGGGTTATGTGCCCTGCTTCTGCTGGCCGGCGTTCTGATCTGGGCCGTGCTGACCCGCAGTGCACAGTGGATCCCCGTGAGCTGGGAAGCGCGGATTGCACCGGAGATATCAACCGCAGCAGATTATCAGGCATCCCGCCAGAAACTGCAAAAGCGCCTGGACCACTTACTCGCCGCGATGTACA harbors:
- a CDS encoding YbjQ family protein; protein product: MDALLSLITFIVLINLGYFAGRYLEKRHYQRILQREDEFRDLVVTPGRQIPDEGVKETMLVCGSVVISVDYFKRILAGLRMIFGGRLNSYESLLDRARREAIIRVQQQARTQNAFAVYNLKMETSSISKGRGNHIGSIEVIAYGTALIK